The Antennarius striatus isolate MH-2024 chromosome 11, ASM4005453v1, whole genome shotgun sequence genome window below encodes:
- the tbc1d12a gene encoding TBC1 domain family member 12 isoform X1, whose translation METTEGWLSGVDLNENEEARGGKAGLEPHGDGLSGKGRVHVTGNGRGVKGDSPGRPRAHGADVILDLMAETLQLNGFPESSGGGHAGTSGPGSGTPASASGSVVNGDVCGAPPAPEPEPEEHKVANGGFHIVRASRDWTDSLDVGHRGGTGSPSGLGGASSPIMDSPNLGSSAKFPEPRPSTPPSAEVLTPDPPIQEDDLSLPIRPQTLRTAPTLTVSLSCDATPLSPSEDEGFYFGGEGYGDPFQGALEAGRRQSAPDKLIQQPEGVDPKVMPKRFGIADFFTRSLFSRKSKEPKVPSHNAPGWRLFSRPAAREGDPAPDSDPAPQPTAQEEGEAEAGPRRPPSAAARRRNLEFEPLSTTALILEDRPSNLPAKSLEETLRHKTEYEEMVAGAKRRELKEAQRKKRQMKERHRQEDSISNAMVVWNTEILPHWDAAKATRRVRDLWWQGLPPSVRGRVWSLAIGNELNITPELYEIFLSRAKEKWRSYSETSSVTDSESAEGASLADRESSLDLIKLDISRTFPSLFIFQKGGPYHDLLHSVLGAYTCYRPDIGYVQGMSFIAAVLILNLEEAEAFITFANLLNKPCQMAFFRVDHELVASGPPHLLVVRFHHLTSCLLLFLTAPPLPLCSSSSSLLQMLKYFAAFEVFFEENLPRLFSHFQDNNLTPDLYLIDWIFTLYSKPLPLDVACRVWDVFCRDGEESLFRTGLGILRLFQDVLLQMDFIHIAQFLTRLPDDLQPHTLFTAMASTHMISRNRRWAQVFSALMKDGNKETDKSASPALRS comes from the exons ATGGAAACGACGGAGGGGTGGCTGTCTGGCGTCGATCTGAACGAGAACGAAGAGGCGCGAGGAGGGAAAGCGGGGCTCGAGCCACACGGGGACGGCCTCAGCGGGAAGGGTCGCGTGCACGTGACCGGTAACGGGAGGGGGGTCAAGGGGGACTCCCCGGGGAGGCCGCGCGCTCACGGCGCTGACGTCATCCTTGACCTGATGGCGGAGACGCTGCAGCTGAACGGGTTTCCCGAGTCATCCGGGGGGGGCCACGCCGGCACTTCCGGTCCGGGAAGCGGAACCCCCGCGTCGGCCTCCGGCTCCGTGGTTAACGGGGATGTATGTGGAGCCCCCCCCGCACCGGAACCGGAACCAGAGGAACATAAAGTAGCCAATGGGGGCTTCCACATCGTCAGAGCGTCACGTGACTGGACTGACAGCCTGGATGTGGGGCACAGGGGGGGCACGGGGTCCCCATCCGGTCTGGGGGGCGCTTCCTCCCCCATCATGGACTCCCCCAACTTGGGATCAAGTGCCAAATTCCCAGAGCCCCGCCCATCGACCCCACCCAGTGCAGAGGtcttgacccctgacccccccatccagGAGGACGACCTCAGTTTACCCATCAGGCCCCAGACTTTGAGAACTGCCCCCACCCTGACCGTGTCCCTCAGCTGCGACGCCACGCCGCTGTCCCCCAGCGAGGACGagggcttttattttggcggGGAGGGCTACGGTGACCCCTTCCAGGGCGCGTTGGAGGCGGGGCGTCGGCAGAGCGCCCCCGACAAACTGATCCAGCAGCCGGAGGGCGTCGACCCCAAGGTGATGCCCAAGAGGTTCGGCATCGCCGACTTCTTCAccag GAGCCTGTTTTCTAGGAAATCCAAAGAGCCCAAGGTGCCGTCCCATAATGCACCGGGGTGGCGTCTGTTCAGCCGACCGGCAGCCAGAGAGGGCGACCCCGCCCCCGACAGCGACCCCGCCCCGCAGCCCACAGCACAG gaggagggggaggcggAGGCGGGGCCTCGGCGCCCCCCTTCGGCggcagcgaggaggaggaaCCTGGAGTTCGAGCCGCTGTCCACCACGGCGCTGATCCTGGAGGACCGGCCCTC GAACCTCCCGGCCAAATCTCTGGAGGAAACCCTGAGACACAAGACGGAGTACGAGGAGATGGTGGCAGGAGCCAAGAGGAGAG agctgaaggaggcccagaggaagaaGCGACAGATGAAGGAGAGACACCGGCAGGAGGACAGCATCTCCAACGCCATGGTGGTGTGGAACACCGAGATCCTGCCGCACTGGGACGCCGC gaagGCGACCCGTAGGGTGAGGGACCTCTGGTGGCAGGGTCTCCCCCCCAGCGTCAGAGGAAGAGTCTGGAGCCTCGCCATCGGCAACGAGCTCAACATCACGCCTG AGCTCTACGAGATTTTCCTGTCCAGAGCGAAGGAGAAGTGGAGGAGCTACAGCGAGACCAGTTCAGTCACCGACAGCGAGAgcg cagagggcgcctcTCTGGCCGACAGGGAGTCCAGCCTGGACCTCATCAAGCTGGACATCTCCAGAACCTTCCCCTCGCTCTTCATCTTCCAGAAG GGCGGTCCCTACCACGACTTGCTCCACAGCGTCCTGGGGGCGTACACCTGCTACCGGCCCGACATCGGCTAC GTCCAGGGGATGTCCTTCATCGCCGCCGTCCTCATCCTCAACCTGGAGGAGGCCGAGGCCTTCATCACCTTCGCCAACCTGCTCAACAAACCCTGTCAGATGGCGTTCTTCAGGGTGGACCACGAGCTGGTAGCGTCTGGACCGCCGCACCTTCTGGTGGTTCGGTTCCaccacctcacttcctgtctgctcctcttcctcactgctcctcctcttcctctctgctcctcctcttcctctctccttcagATGCTGAAATATTTCGCCGCCTTCGAGGTTTTCTTCGAGGAGAATCTTCCTCGTCTCTTCAGCCACTTCCAGGACAACAacttgacccctgacctctacCTGATCGACTG GATCTTCACGCTCTACAGTAAGCCCCTCCCCCTGGACGTGGCGTGCCGCGTGTGGGACGTGTTCTGCCGGGACGGGGAGGAGTCTCTGTTCCGGACCGGTTTGGGGATCCTGCGTCTGTTCCAGGACGTCCTGCTGCAGATGGACTTCATCCACATCGCCCAGTTCCTCACCCGCCTGCCGGACGACCTGCAGCCGCACACGCTCTTCACCGCCATGGCCAGCACACACATGATCAGCAGGAACCGGCGCTGGGCTCAG gtgttttctgCGTTGATGAAGGACGGAAACAAAGAGACGGACAAAAGCGCTAGCCCCGCGTTgagaagctaa
- the tbc1d12a gene encoding TBC1 domain family member 12 isoform X4, with amino-acid sequence METTEGWLSGVDLNENEEARGGKAGLEPHGDGLSGKGRVHVTGNGRGVKGDSPGRPRAHGADVILDLMAETLQLNGFPESSGGGHAGTSGPGSGTPASASGSVVNGDVCGAPPAPEPEPEEHKVANGGFHIVRASRDWTDSLDVGHRGGTGSPSGLGGASSPIMDSPNLGSSAKFPEPRPSTPPSAEVLTPDPPIQEDDLSLPIRPQTLRTAPTLTVSLSCDATPLSPSEDEGFYFGGEGYGDPFQGALEAGRRQSAPDKLIQQPEGVDPKVMPKRFGIADFFTRSLFSRKSKEPKVPSHNAPGWRLFSRPAAREGDPAPDSDPAPQPTAQEEGEAEAGPRRPPSAAARRRNLEFEPLSTTALILEDRPSNLPAKSLEETLRHKTEYEEMVAGAKRRELKEAQRKKRQMKERHRQEDSISNAMVVWNTEILPHWDAAKATRRVRDLWWQGLPPSVRGRVWSLAIGNELNITPELYEIFLSRAKEKWRSYSETSSVTDSESEGASLADRESSLDLIKLDISRTFPSLFIFQKGGPYHDLLHSVLGAYTCYRPDIGYVQGMSFIAAVLILNLEEAEAFITFANLLNKPCQMAFFRVDHELMLKYFAAFEVFFEENLPRLFSHFQDNNLTPDLYLIDWIFTLYSKPLPLDVACRVWDVFCRDGEESLFRTGLGILRLFQDVLLQMDFIHIAQFLTRLPDDLQPHTLFTAMASTHMISRNRRWAQVFSALMKDGNKETDKSASPALRS; translated from the exons ATGGAAACGACGGAGGGGTGGCTGTCTGGCGTCGATCTGAACGAGAACGAAGAGGCGCGAGGAGGGAAAGCGGGGCTCGAGCCACACGGGGACGGCCTCAGCGGGAAGGGTCGCGTGCACGTGACCGGTAACGGGAGGGGGGTCAAGGGGGACTCCCCGGGGAGGCCGCGCGCTCACGGCGCTGACGTCATCCTTGACCTGATGGCGGAGACGCTGCAGCTGAACGGGTTTCCCGAGTCATCCGGGGGGGGCCACGCCGGCACTTCCGGTCCGGGAAGCGGAACCCCCGCGTCGGCCTCCGGCTCCGTGGTTAACGGGGATGTATGTGGAGCCCCCCCCGCACCGGAACCGGAACCAGAGGAACATAAAGTAGCCAATGGGGGCTTCCACATCGTCAGAGCGTCACGTGACTGGACTGACAGCCTGGATGTGGGGCACAGGGGGGGCACGGGGTCCCCATCCGGTCTGGGGGGCGCTTCCTCCCCCATCATGGACTCCCCCAACTTGGGATCAAGTGCCAAATTCCCAGAGCCCCGCCCATCGACCCCACCCAGTGCAGAGGtcttgacccctgacccccccatccagGAGGACGACCTCAGTTTACCCATCAGGCCCCAGACTTTGAGAACTGCCCCCACCCTGACCGTGTCCCTCAGCTGCGACGCCACGCCGCTGTCCCCCAGCGAGGACGagggcttttattttggcggGGAGGGCTACGGTGACCCCTTCCAGGGCGCGTTGGAGGCGGGGCGTCGGCAGAGCGCCCCCGACAAACTGATCCAGCAGCCGGAGGGCGTCGACCCCAAGGTGATGCCCAAGAGGTTCGGCATCGCCGACTTCTTCAccag GAGCCTGTTTTCTAGGAAATCCAAAGAGCCCAAGGTGCCGTCCCATAATGCACCGGGGTGGCGTCTGTTCAGCCGACCGGCAGCCAGAGAGGGCGACCCCGCCCCCGACAGCGACCCCGCCCCGCAGCCCACAGCACAG gaggagggggaggcggAGGCGGGGCCTCGGCGCCCCCCTTCGGCggcagcgaggaggaggaaCCTGGAGTTCGAGCCGCTGTCCACCACGGCGCTGATCCTGGAGGACCGGCCCTC GAACCTCCCGGCCAAATCTCTGGAGGAAACCCTGAGACACAAGACGGAGTACGAGGAGATGGTGGCAGGAGCCAAGAGGAGAG agctgaaggaggcccagaggaagaaGCGACAGATGAAGGAGAGACACCGGCAGGAGGACAGCATCTCCAACGCCATGGTGGTGTGGAACACCGAGATCCTGCCGCACTGGGACGCCGC gaagGCGACCCGTAGGGTGAGGGACCTCTGGTGGCAGGGTCTCCCCCCCAGCGTCAGAGGAAGAGTCTGGAGCCTCGCCATCGGCAACGAGCTCAACATCACGCCTG AGCTCTACGAGATTTTCCTGTCCAGAGCGAAGGAGAAGTGGAGGAGCTACAGCGAGACCAGTTCAGTCACCGACAGCGAGAgcg agggcgcctcTCTGGCCGACAGGGAGTCCAGCCTGGACCTCATCAAGCTGGACATCTCCAGAACCTTCCCCTCGCTCTTCATCTTCCAGAAG GGCGGTCCCTACCACGACTTGCTCCACAGCGTCCTGGGGGCGTACACCTGCTACCGGCCCGACATCGGCTAC GTCCAGGGGATGTCCTTCATCGCCGCCGTCCTCATCCTCAACCTGGAGGAGGCCGAGGCCTTCATCACCTTCGCCAACCTGCTCAACAAACCCTGTCAGATGGCGTTCTTCAGGGTGGACCACGAGCTG ATGCTGAAATATTTCGCCGCCTTCGAGGTTTTCTTCGAGGAGAATCTTCCTCGTCTCTTCAGCCACTTCCAGGACAACAacttgacccctgacctctacCTGATCGACTG GATCTTCACGCTCTACAGTAAGCCCCTCCCCCTGGACGTGGCGTGCCGCGTGTGGGACGTGTTCTGCCGGGACGGGGAGGAGTCTCTGTTCCGGACCGGTTTGGGGATCCTGCGTCTGTTCCAGGACGTCCTGCTGCAGATGGACTTCATCCACATCGCCCAGTTCCTCACCCGCCTGCCGGACGACCTGCAGCCGCACACGCTCTTCACCGCCATGGCCAGCACACACATGATCAGCAGGAACCGGCGCTGGGCTCAG gtgttttctgCGTTGATGAAGGACGGAAACAAAGAGACGGACAAAAGCGCTAGCCCCGCGTTgagaagctaa
- the tbc1d12a gene encoding TBC1 domain family member 12 isoform X3: METTEGWLSGVDLNENEEARGGKAGLEPHGDGLSGKGRVHVTGNGRGVKGDSPGRPRAHGADVILDLMAETLQLNGFPESSGGGHAGTSGPGSGTPASASGSVVNGDVCGAPPAPEPEPEEHKVANGGFHIVRASRDWTDSLDVGHRGGTGSPSGLGGASSPIMDSPNLGSSAKFPEPRPSTPPSAEVLTPDPPIQEDDLSLPIRPQTLRTAPTLTVSLSCDATPLSPSEDEGFYFGGEGYGDPFQGALEAGRRQSAPDKLIQQPEGVDPKVMPKRFGIADFFTRSLFSRKSKEPKVPSHNAPGWRLFSRPAAREGDPAPDSDPAPQPTAQEEGEAEAGPRRPPSAAARRRNLEFEPLSTTALILEDRPSNLPAKSLEETLRHKTEYEEMVAGAKRRELKEAQRKKRQMKERHRQEDSISNAMVVWNTEILPHWDAAKATRRVRDLWWQGLPPSVRGRVWSLAIGNELNITPELYEIFLSRAKEKWRSYSETSSVTDSESAEGASLADRESSLDLIKLDISRTFPSLFIFQKGGPYHDLLHSVLGAYTCYRPDIGYVQGMSFIAAVLILNLEEAEAFITFANLLNKPCQMAFFRVDHELMLKYFAAFEVFFEENLPRLFSHFQDNNLTPDLYLIDWIFTLYSKPLPLDVACRVWDVFCRDGEESLFRTGLGILRLFQDVLLQMDFIHIAQFLTRLPDDLQPHTLFTAMASTHMISRNRRWAQVFSALMKDGNKETDKSASPALRS, translated from the exons ATGGAAACGACGGAGGGGTGGCTGTCTGGCGTCGATCTGAACGAGAACGAAGAGGCGCGAGGAGGGAAAGCGGGGCTCGAGCCACACGGGGACGGCCTCAGCGGGAAGGGTCGCGTGCACGTGACCGGTAACGGGAGGGGGGTCAAGGGGGACTCCCCGGGGAGGCCGCGCGCTCACGGCGCTGACGTCATCCTTGACCTGATGGCGGAGACGCTGCAGCTGAACGGGTTTCCCGAGTCATCCGGGGGGGGCCACGCCGGCACTTCCGGTCCGGGAAGCGGAACCCCCGCGTCGGCCTCCGGCTCCGTGGTTAACGGGGATGTATGTGGAGCCCCCCCCGCACCGGAACCGGAACCAGAGGAACATAAAGTAGCCAATGGGGGCTTCCACATCGTCAGAGCGTCACGTGACTGGACTGACAGCCTGGATGTGGGGCACAGGGGGGGCACGGGGTCCCCATCCGGTCTGGGGGGCGCTTCCTCCCCCATCATGGACTCCCCCAACTTGGGATCAAGTGCCAAATTCCCAGAGCCCCGCCCATCGACCCCACCCAGTGCAGAGGtcttgacccctgacccccccatccagGAGGACGACCTCAGTTTACCCATCAGGCCCCAGACTTTGAGAACTGCCCCCACCCTGACCGTGTCCCTCAGCTGCGACGCCACGCCGCTGTCCCCCAGCGAGGACGagggcttttattttggcggGGAGGGCTACGGTGACCCCTTCCAGGGCGCGTTGGAGGCGGGGCGTCGGCAGAGCGCCCCCGACAAACTGATCCAGCAGCCGGAGGGCGTCGACCCCAAGGTGATGCCCAAGAGGTTCGGCATCGCCGACTTCTTCAccag GAGCCTGTTTTCTAGGAAATCCAAAGAGCCCAAGGTGCCGTCCCATAATGCACCGGGGTGGCGTCTGTTCAGCCGACCGGCAGCCAGAGAGGGCGACCCCGCCCCCGACAGCGACCCCGCCCCGCAGCCCACAGCACAG gaggagggggaggcggAGGCGGGGCCTCGGCGCCCCCCTTCGGCggcagcgaggaggaggaaCCTGGAGTTCGAGCCGCTGTCCACCACGGCGCTGATCCTGGAGGACCGGCCCTC GAACCTCCCGGCCAAATCTCTGGAGGAAACCCTGAGACACAAGACGGAGTACGAGGAGATGGTGGCAGGAGCCAAGAGGAGAG agctgaaggaggcccagaggaagaaGCGACAGATGAAGGAGAGACACCGGCAGGAGGACAGCATCTCCAACGCCATGGTGGTGTGGAACACCGAGATCCTGCCGCACTGGGACGCCGC gaagGCGACCCGTAGGGTGAGGGACCTCTGGTGGCAGGGTCTCCCCCCCAGCGTCAGAGGAAGAGTCTGGAGCCTCGCCATCGGCAACGAGCTCAACATCACGCCTG AGCTCTACGAGATTTTCCTGTCCAGAGCGAAGGAGAAGTGGAGGAGCTACAGCGAGACCAGTTCAGTCACCGACAGCGAGAgcg cagagggcgcctcTCTGGCCGACAGGGAGTCCAGCCTGGACCTCATCAAGCTGGACATCTCCAGAACCTTCCCCTCGCTCTTCATCTTCCAGAAG GGCGGTCCCTACCACGACTTGCTCCACAGCGTCCTGGGGGCGTACACCTGCTACCGGCCCGACATCGGCTAC GTCCAGGGGATGTCCTTCATCGCCGCCGTCCTCATCCTCAACCTGGAGGAGGCCGAGGCCTTCATCACCTTCGCCAACCTGCTCAACAAACCCTGTCAGATGGCGTTCTTCAGGGTGGACCACGAGCTG ATGCTGAAATATTTCGCCGCCTTCGAGGTTTTCTTCGAGGAGAATCTTCCTCGTCTCTTCAGCCACTTCCAGGACAACAacttgacccctgacctctacCTGATCGACTG GATCTTCACGCTCTACAGTAAGCCCCTCCCCCTGGACGTGGCGTGCCGCGTGTGGGACGTGTTCTGCCGGGACGGGGAGGAGTCTCTGTTCCGGACCGGTTTGGGGATCCTGCGTCTGTTCCAGGACGTCCTGCTGCAGATGGACTTCATCCACATCGCCCAGTTCCTCACCCGCCTGCCGGACGACCTGCAGCCGCACACGCTCTTCACCGCCATGGCCAGCACACACATGATCAGCAGGAACCGGCGCTGGGCTCAG gtgttttctgCGTTGATGAAGGACGGAAACAAAGAGACGGACAAAAGCGCTAGCCCCGCGTTgagaagctaa
- the tbc1d12a gene encoding TBC1 domain family member 12 isoform X2, producing METTEGWLSGVDLNENEEARGGKAGLEPHGDGLSGKGRVHVTGNGRGVKGDSPGRPRAHGADVILDLMAETLQLNGFPESSGGGHAGTSGPGSGTPASASGSVVNGDVCGAPPAPEPEPEEHKVANGGFHIVRASRDWTDSLDVGHRGGTGSPSGLGGASSPIMDSPNLGSSAKFPEPRPSTPPSAEVLTPDPPIQEDDLSLPIRPQTLRTAPTLTVSLSCDATPLSPSEDEGFYFGGEGYGDPFQGALEAGRRQSAPDKLIQQPEGVDPKVMPKRFGIADFFTRSLFSRKSKEPKVPSHNAPGWRLFSRPAAREGDPAPDSDPAPQPTAQEEGEAEAGPRRPPSAAARRRNLEFEPLSTTALILEDRPSNLPAKSLEETLRHKTEYEEMVAGAKRRELKEAQRKKRQMKERHRQEDSISNAMVVWNTEILPHWDAAKATRRVRDLWWQGLPPSVRGRVWSLAIGNELNITPELYEIFLSRAKEKWRSYSETSSVTDSESEGASLADRESSLDLIKLDISRTFPSLFIFQKGGPYHDLLHSVLGAYTCYRPDIGYVQGMSFIAAVLILNLEEAEAFITFANLLNKPCQMAFFRVDHELVASGPPHLLVVRFHHLTSCLLLFLTAPPLPLCSSSSSLLQMLKYFAAFEVFFEENLPRLFSHFQDNNLTPDLYLIDWIFTLYSKPLPLDVACRVWDVFCRDGEESLFRTGLGILRLFQDVLLQMDFIHIAQFLTRLPDDLQPHTLFTAMASTHMISRNRRWAQVFSALMKDGNKETDKSASPALRS from the exons ATGGAAACGACGGAGGGGTGGCTGTCTGGCGTCGATCTGAACGAGAACGAAGAGGCGCGAGGAGGGAAAGCGGGGCTCGAGCCACACGGGGACGGCCTCAGCGGGAAGGGTCGCGTGCACGTGACCGGTAACGGGAGGGGGGTCAAGGGGGACTCCCCGGGGAGGCCGCGCGCTCACGGCGCTGACGTCATCCTTGACCTGATGGCGGAGACGCTGCAGCTGAACGGGTTTCCCGAGTCATCCGGGGGGGGCCACGCCGGCACTTCCGGTCCGGGAAGCGGAACCCCCGCGTCGGCCTCCGGCTCCGTGGTTAACGGGGATGTATGTGGAGCCCCCCCCGCACCGGAACCGGAACCAGAGGAACATAAAGTAGCCAATGGGGGCTTCCACATCGTCAGAGCGTCACGTGACTGGACTGACAGCCTGGATGTGGGGCACAGGGGGGGCACGGGGTCCCCATCCGGTCTGGGGGGCGCTTCCTCCCCCATCATGGACTCCCCCAACTTGGGATCAAGTGCCAAATTCCCAGAGCCCCGCCCATCGACCCCACCCAGTGCAGAGGtcttgacccctgacccccccatccagGAGGACGACCTCAGTTTACCCATCAGGCCCCAGACTTTGAGAACTGCCCCCACCCTGACCGTGTCCCTCAGCTGCGACGCCACGCCGCTGTCCCCCAGCGAGGACGagggcttttattttggcggGGAGGGCTACGGTGACCCCTTCCAGGGCGCGTTGGAGGCGGGGCGTCGGCAGAGCGCCCCCGACAAACTGATCCAGCAGCCGGAGGGCGTCGACCCCAAGGTGATGCCCAAGAGGTTCGGCATCGCCGACTTCTTCAccag GAGCCTGTTTTCTAGGAAATCCAAAGAGCCCAAGGTGCCGTCCCATAATGCACCGGGGTGGCGTCTGTTCAGCCGACCGGCAGCCAGAGAGGGCGACCCCGCCCCCGACAGCGACCCCGCCCCGCAGCCCACAGCACAG gaggagggggaggcggAGGCGGGGCCTCGGCGCCCCCCTTCGGCggcagcgaggaggaggaaCCTGGAGTTCGAGCCGCTGTCCACCACGGCGCTGATCCTGGAGGACCGGCCCTC GAACCTCCCGGCCAAATCTCTGGAGGAAACCCTGAGACACAAGACGGAGTACGAGGAGATGGTGGCAGGAGCCAAGAGGAGAG agctgaaggaggcccagaggaagaaGCGACAGATGAAGGAGAGACACCGGCAGGAGGACAGCATCTCCAACGCCATGGTGGTGTGGAACACCGAGATCCTGCCGCACTGGGACGCCGC gaagGCGACCCGTAGGGTGAGGGACCTCTGGTGGCAGGGTCTCCCCCCCAGCGTCAGAGGAAGAGTCTGGAGCCTCGCCATCGGCAACGAGCTCAACATCACGCCTG AGCTCTACGAGATTTTCCTGTCCAGAGCGAAGGAGAAGTGGAGGAGCTACAGCGAGACCAGTTCAGTCACCGACAGCGAGAgcg agggcgcctcTCTGGCCGACAGGGAGTCCAGCCTGGACCTCATCAAGCTGGACATCTCCAGAACCTTCCCCTCGCTCTTCATCTTCCAGAAG GGCGGTCCCTACCACGACTTGCTCCACAGCGTCCTGGGGGCGTACACCTGCTACCGGCCCGACATCGGCTAC GTCCAGGGGATGTCCTTCATCGCCGCCGTCCTCATCCTCAACCTGGAGGAGGCCGAGGCCTTCATCACCTTCGCCAACCTGCTCAACAAACCCTGTCAGATGGCGTTCTTCAGGGTGGACCACGAGCTGGTAGCGTCTGGACCGCCGCACCTTCTGGTGGTTCGGTTCCaccacctcacttcctgtctgctcctcttcctcactgctcctcctcttcctctctgctcctcctcttcctctctccttcagATGCTGAAATATTTCGCCGCCTTCGAGGTTTTCTTCGAGGAGAATCTTCCTCGTCTCTTCAGCCACTTCCAGGACAACAacttgacccctgacctctacCTGATCGACTG GATCTTCACGCTCTACAGTAAGCCCCTCCCCCTGGACGTGGCGTGCCGCGTGTGGGACGTGTTCTGCCGGGACGGGGAGGAGTCTCTGTTCCGGACCGGTTTGGGGATCCTGCGTCTGTTCCAGGACGTCCTGCTGCAGATGGACTTCATCCACATCGCCCAGTTCCTCACCCGCCTGCCGGACGACCTGCAGCCGCACACGCTCTTCACCGCCATGGCCAGCACACACATGATCAGCAGGAACCGGCGCTGGGCTCAG gtgttttctgCGTTGATGAAGGACGGAAACAAAGAGACGGACAAAAGCGCTAGCCCCGCGTTgagaagctaa
- the LOC137604064 gene encoding cytochrome c oxidase subunit 7A-related protein, mitochondrial-like: MYYRMDHVTQRLTGARAPAYNPQGLRPGVPPTSPPIIFATPTKLASEAGGQVEYLGANRVAEMQKLFQRADGVPVHLKRGVMDRLLYRTTMALTVGGTLYCLLKLYSAAQPGNK, encoded by the exons ATGTACTACCGGATGGACCACGTGACCCAGCGGCTGACCGGCGCGCGGGCCCCCGCCTACAACCCGCAA GGTCTCCGCCCAGGCGTCCCCCCCACCAGTCCTCCCATCATCTTTGCGACTCCGACCAAACTGGCGTCTGAAGCTGGGGGTCAGGTGGAGTACCTGGGAGCCAATCGCGTCGCTGAAATGCAGAAACTTTTCCAG AGGGCTGACGGCGTTCCCGTCCACCTGAAGCGGGGCGTGATGGACCGCCTCCTGTACCGGACCACCATGGCACTGACGGTGGGCGGGACCCTCTACTGTCTGCTGAAGCTCTACTCGGCAGCGCAACCCGGCAACAAGTGA
- the LOC137603434 gene encoding potassium voltage-gated channel subfamily G member 3-like → MFNKQKTKLGGRRCTLNVGGRRFSFSSELMRRLPLRRLSRLHRCGSERELLELCDDYDRERNEFFFDRHSEAFSFILLYLKHGKLRFVPHMCELSFYNEMLYWGLEGADLQPCCQRRLDERLSDGFVHFYPEEEEEEEEEEEEEERGPGWLETVRRTFEEPTSSLAAQILATVSMLFVVVSMVMLCTSTLADWKTAESLDQHRIVEAVCIGWFTAECVVRFLVSRDKCEFVRRPLNIIDLLAITPYYISVTVATLTGENSQLQRAGVTLRVLRVMRIFWVIKLARHFLGLQTLGLTLRRCYREMMMLLVFICVAMAIFSALAQLLEHGLDLENGNQDYASIPAACWWVIISMTTVGYGDMCPVTVAGRVLGGVCVVSGIVLLALPITFIYHSFVQCYHELKVRSARCAHGLSAEFMH, encoded by the exons ATGTTTAACAAGCAGAAGACGAAGCTGGGGGGCCGGCGGTGCACCCTGAACGTCGGCGGCCGgcgcttctccttctcctcggAGCTGATGAGGCGCCTCCCGCTGCGCCGCCTCAGCCGCCTGCATCGCTGCGGCTCGGAGCGCGAGCTGCTGGAGCTGTGCGACGACTACGACCGCGAGCGCAACGAGTTCTTCTTCGACCGCCACTCGGAGGCCTTCAGCTTCATCCTGCTCTACCTGAAGCACGGGAAGCTGCGCTTCGTGCCGCACATGTGCGAGCTCTCCTTCTACAACGAGATGCTCTACTGGGGGCTGGAGGGCGCCGACCTGCAGCCGTGCTGCCAGCGGCGCCTCGACGAGCGTCTGTCCGACGGATTCGTCCACTTCTAccccgaggaagaggaggaggaggaggaggaagaggaggaagaagagcggGGCCCCGGCTGGCTGGAGACTGTGAGGAGGACGTTCGAGGAGCCCACGTCCTCGCTGGCGGCGCAGATCCTCGCCACCGTCTCCATGTTGTTTGTggtggtttccatggtgatgctGTGCACCAGCACGCTAGCCGACTGGAAGACCGCCGAGTCTCTGGACCAGCACAG GATCGTCGAGGCGGTGTGTATCGGGTGGTTCACGGCGGAGTGTGTCGTGCGTTTCCTGGTGTCTCGTGATAAATGCGAGTTCGTCCGCCGTCCCCTGAACATCATCGACCTGCTGGCCATCACGCCCTACTACATCTCCGTCACCGTGGCGACGCTGACGGGGGAGAACTCCCAGCTGCAGCGGGCGGGGGTCACCCTGAGGGTCCTGCGTGTCATGCGTATCTTCTGGGTGATCAAACTGGCGCGCCACTTCCTGGGCCTGCAGACGCTCGGCCTGACGCTGCGGCGCTGCTACCGCgagatgatgatgctgctggtctTCATCTGCGTTGCCATGGCGATCTTCAGCGCTTTAGCCCAGCTGCTGGAGCACGGCCTGGACTTGGAGAACGGGAACCAGGACTACGCCAGCATCCCGGCCGCCTGCTGGTGGGTCATCATCTCCATGACGACGGTGGGCTACGGGGACATGTGCCCGGTGACGGTGGCGGGCCGCGTGCTGGGAGGAGTCTGCGTGGTGAGCGGCATCGTCCTGCTGGCGCtgcccatcaccttcatctACCACAGCTTCGTCCAGTGTTACCACGAGCTCAAGGTCCGCTCGGCGCGCTGCGCTCACGGCCTGTCGGCCGAGTTCATGCACTGA